The Cyprinus carpio isolate SPL01 chromosome B22, ASM1834038v1, whole genome shotgun sequence genome contains the following window.
taataataataataaaagcatcaaatcggcatattagaattatttctgaaggatcatttgacactgtagactccagtaatgatgctgaaaattcagctttgatcacagaaataaattacatttgtaaatatattaaaatggaaaacacattcaaaattgtaaaatatttcacaatattccttttttactgtattctgatcaaataaatgcaacccttggtgagcttaagagacttctttctctctctttatatatatgtggtgtatatataaatatatatatatatatatatatatatatatatatatatatatatatatatatatatatatatatatatatatatatatatgtgtgtgtgtgtgtgtgtgtgtgtgtgtgtatatgtgtgtgtgtgtgtgttcgactTCAAATTCAGTCGATGTCTGATCCAATTTTTCCTCCTTCACCCCAAattctctcttttctcctctcttccatcctctttctctctgagtGCTCCAGACATTGAGAAGGAAAGGACTGGGGCTGGATAATTCAGAGCTTGATCAGGAAGACAGCGTGACGATGGGAATGGAGAAATACCACGATGGCATGGACCTCTCCATCGCTCGCCAACGCTATTATGTTAGTAGAACTGAAATGAACCAAATGCCTGTGTTTATCTGTCAGGAATGCCTAAAGTAATGTTATAAATCCACTCACAGGCTCCCTCGCTCCTGCCTTCGGAAGTGATGGGTGCAAGTACCGAAAACGGCTACAGCAACTCCTCCAATCCAAACCTAGGTTCCCATCGGACTCCGTCCTACAAACCTTTGTGTACCAGACCGGGCTCAACTGGTTCTGTCAGCTCCAACTCCCATCCAGCTCTCATGGGACCACATGCAGGTAAGGTCCATGTCGTTTTAAATGGCCAAgacatttctaaatatttgttAACATGACTAGGCTTATCCTTCACCTTTAAAACAAAGGCTTTATTTAAAGGTTCACTATGTGAAGTTTACATAGTAAACATAGTATGTAACATAGTAACATAGTATGTAACGCCCTCTAGCTGTTGAAGCATTAAAACTTCAAGTTGTTTGAAAAGGAACATTGTTATGATAATTACTGTGAAATGTTattcatattattgttattacatatatgtcattgttattattaaacattGTGTTGTGTACCTAGTCAATACACAGCAGATGTGATGCTACGCAAACCATGTTGatgattcatgatttattatgGGTACTGTCGCttttgcttttttcttgcaaACTCTTTTTAGTTCACGTTTTAGTTGTGGTTTTAAGCTAATTCCACTGCGAATAGCAATATGGAAGGCAGACAGGGCCAAAAGTCtttaaactgaaaattttgtTGTGTTAATGCGACAATTTTGGACGCgttgtttgtatgtgtattttgtatgaCACTCACATTCTGGCCATGTTAATGCGTCAGTTTTTGCCGTGCTTCTGTAGTATGTGTAAAGACGCACAGTTTTTACTGTGTCAAGAAGATAAATTTGAACTTGTCTCTCAACGCGCACACATTCTGGATGTGAATGTTGaactaaacaactaaaacaaatcaTAAGGCTGACATCACACAATATACTGATGCATTATCcctcaaaaacaaatataatgtgtGATTTTTGCATAAGTGTCTACCAGTGTACGATTATGCCAACCTCCATGAATAAACATGATGTCTGATGTTTGTATgcatacagtgccttgcgaaactattcataccccttaattttttttcacattttcttatgttgcagccttatgttaaactgctttaaattacttttttctccaCATCAATCTGCACTCCATACACCAAAATGGTAAAGCAAAAAatggtttttaacatctttgcaaattccttaaaattaaaatcttatatgattttattgcatatgtattcatacccttatctgggacagttgaaatttagctcaggggCATTCATAGTACTTATAGATTTTACTACACttcgagtgaagttaacctgtggcaaattcaattgaatgtgTATGATTTGGAAAGTCACACATGTCTTAATAATAGGTCTAACAGCTAATAATGCACATCAGAGCAAAACCCAAGCCATGAGGTCAAAgtaactgcctgtagagctcagaaactggtttgcgtcaagccacacatctggagaagagttcagaaaagcattctgcttcattgaagggtcacagaagcatgtagtctctgttacccttaatagaagaagtttgaaacaaccaggactcttcctagagctggctttctggccaaactgagcaactgatggagaagggctttggtttgagtggtgaccaagaagctgatggtcactctagttgagctccatgatcatgtGTGGAGAcaggagaaacctacagaaggagaaacgtcactgcaacactccaccgatctgggcttAATGGCAGTGTGGCAAAACTCCATCCTTTCCTCAGTGAAGCCGCATGAAAACACATctggaatttgcaaaaaacaactgaaagaccctcagactctgagaaacaagatcctctggtctgatgaacctcaattctaagcatcatgtttgaaggaaaccaggcactgctcatcacctgcagagtagcatcccaaaagtaaagtgtgctggtagcagcctcatgctgtgggccCGTTTTTTCACCGGCactgagagactcgtcagagtaGATGGAACACtcagtgcaccaaaatattgagacagccttaatgaaaacctagtccagagcattcagaatcTCAGAgcgggcagaaggttcaccttccaacaggacaacgACCCTAAGcccacagcaagagtggcttatagacaactctgtgaatgtccttgagtggcacAGTCagagcctgagcttgaacccagtcaaatatttctggagaaacctgaaaatgtgtgtctgcccccatccaacctgacagagcttgagaggtgaagagatgaggagaagaatgacagataattgccaaatgctgatgagcaaaacTTGTCGcagcaaacaaaaaagacttgaggctgtaaaggtgcttcagcaaaATAGTTAGCTatgggtatgaatacttatgcgaTGTActtgtttcaggttttttttattttagtaaatttacgaagttgtgacaattctgtttttgctttgtcagtatggtgtatggagtgtagattgatgtgggaaaaaaaagtaatttaaagcagtttaacaaaaggcagcaacataacaaaacctGTAAAAAATGGGGtgtgaatacttttgcaaggcacacTATATACTAACATACCATCATGCCACATATGCAAATATAGTCTCAAATACAGCAATTTCGTTGGCTGTTGTGCGTGTCACATTAAGACAGACAAACAGTGCAGTCACATTTTGTAGGTTCCGTTAAAAGACTTTTGGCCCCATCCACATTCCATACAGCAATCGCTAATCTTTTTAACTCTATTTACTGATATGATGTAAACACGCACAGACTAATGAAGAAAATACACCAGAAAGTTTCCTGCAAAATCCACTCTGATAActatacatattaataattattataggcCTACTATAATGGTTTAgggtaaaacaaaaacatgtaatttattatgtACTTGCAATTTTGTtaattgtgaaaaacaaaacagtaacatAGTGTGGCTTTAACTACATAAACTACTGTATATGTACCGCTTAAACCCCATTTCTGTTGCGCTAAGTGTTTTGTGGAGGCCAACCACTAAAACTGTTTACCGTATCGTACTTATTATAGCCATTATCAAATGGGGCTAAGCAGAAAGGCAGTGGGGAACTCTCCCCGAGTGGAGTATTTTAGTACTTGCGCACAGGAAGTTCTCATATGTGAAACAGCCCACCCTCTCAACCacgcacacatacagacacacgtACGAAACAGTAGCTGTAGACAGAGCTGTGGTTTCTGAGCAGAATGTCACACCTGCTGGACTTTTTGATGCTGTGCCTCTTCAACTCCATATTAATATTAGCGGTGCTGCATGGGAATGTTCTGCTCAAAGCGACCTGTGGTCAGAATCCAGTGCTGAAGTTACAAGCTGAAgtctgtaatattattttaatttataatattcataatatttaattcataatatgtcataaactgtatatatttttaatttataatattactttaatttataataataaataaaaaatatataataatataaaaaacaaaatttataaactatattttaataatattgttttatatataataattttttttaccatgctttcatttattttgtttactttttaaatgctatttatttaacatacatttaaacatttatttattcagacaaaaaatgaaattccgcaaagaaaaatattttttttgaaactaCAATAATCTAGAAGATTAAGAATGACAATCAACaattaatttcagtattttttaagtgaaaattaCTGTCTGTCAGCTGtgacaatacataaaaaaaaatcaaaagtgtatttaaaaaattgacttaaaaaagcTGATGAAATATGagatgctatttattttttagctatttataaattatttattatttatataaataaatatttacttatttatatatattatttattgacaaaaatattattacatttttatatttatttttactttagatAAAGCgtgaaataaacaatttattttttagttaaattattattattattattaatgactgTCTAACAGTTGCGACAATACTGGCAAGGAAATTTAGGAAAATGTCACttgagaaccttttttttttttcaaattcccgACCAACCtgtaattgtgttaaattatgcagaatgtttgaaaatatgatttaattgtgtgtataaaggacacatgaaatgCATTCTTTGAAAGTAGCCTTATCAAGACATTCAGAGCCGTCACATCATGACAAGTTTTTCCAGGTGTCAAGCTAGATAGTGAATAAACGGCATCTGAGATGGAAAACTTCTCCTTTCGGTGAACGATAGAGAGAGTTGGAGAGAGAAACTGAAAAAATCATTTCAACCACATCTTGTTTTTCACTTCCCATATGACTATGAAGGTCTGAGCTACTCGATGTTCTCTCATGGCAACCTGAGCAGGGCCTTGGAGATGAAGACTCCGCCCCCTCTGAATATGGCCAGTGATGGACGGCGCATCGACGCTCACAGCGGACTGTGTGGAACCCGCAGTAATTTGGCCAATGCTGTGAGAGAGTCTACAAAAGTACTCACTCCTACACTGAAATTACTGTTTTGTCACTATACAGAACTTTACTGCACTGTACTTAACTTTAGTGAAGAGGAGAAGCCAGCTTTACCTTTATTTCCTGGTGACACTTATATCAGTGTTTCATGCTATAAAATGCATAAGAGAACAGTTgcttatgtacatttaaatgtaattattgatgaaaatatataaagttttatgaCATTTCTAAATATAGACATTTCATAATAGAGAACAATGTAGTATTAATCTATATTATTaagatttaacattattttacacattttattatacattaaagtataatatacatttataatattaatatttgtcatATCAATTTCatcttattattaaataaagtaaatactaTGTTAATTCATAGTTATTTTTTCATATCAATTTGAAActatacactgtacacacacatatattatgtaaacaaaaacttttattttggatgtgattaatcgcgatttcacagcactattttaaatatagacatttaataatacagacatttaatttataatagtaATGTTTGTCATATCagtcttatatattatattatattatattatattatattatattatattatcattagttcataaaaatataatgtctgtttataacatttacatgtccagtaactaatgatgaGATATATTGTAGCAATATATTATCACTTTaagtcattatattatattattaatttgttaaataatattatattttagtcaTATCCATTGTATATGATAATTCTTTAAAGtacatactataatataatatgaatttaaaatagtaatattttgccTATCGATTTTATAAAGTGTTGTATTTACGAAAATATATGAGTTTTATGAgatttctaaatatattaatttcaatattacataacgtataattaatttatattattaatatttgttatatacattttataaatcattatagtatcatataatatatataaatatattattcattaaagtAAATCTAACATTATgatatttgttcattatttatattttcttttcgtTTGGTCCCCATCTAGAGAGTACTCTATCAGAGTATGCATGCTGGGGGCCACATGATGGCGATGGGGAAGACAGGCTTACTCGGACACAGTCTGGGCAACTACGGGGCCTCAGGTCGGGGCCCAATCCTTATTCAGAGCACTTTCTGCAAAATTATAATACAGGGGCAAAAATACTGTCATGCGACATTGTGCATGTTAcacttttttcaaataattctaattaacaacaaaacatcaatgtgcaaaatgaacatttattcatACATTCCCTGCTTAAAAGGAAGCACTAACAGTCAGTTTCTGGTTTAGAATACAGCCACCCCAGTTATGCCGTGGGTTATCAGCGCAATTCTATGAATACCTGGCAACCTTTGTCTCACCAGGACACTCACCAGTCCATGATCAGCCCTGGGTGAGAAATGTGTTAATTACCATACATATTAATCATAGATAATATAATACATGAGCATATGAAATTagactatttattatattatattttatttatttttaatttgtacatttatttttaggtattttgtattttattttataatttaatttatatttatttataactatttCTGACACTCAAATGTCTGCACATCATGTTCATGTCACTGTCCACAGGATGGCATCAGGAGGAAACTGTTCGTACCCGTCCCAGTGCTCCTCCCCTTCCTCGCCGCCACACCTCTCCCTCAacctgagcatcaaatcagagCGCACCTCTCCTGAGCACATGGTCTCAGCCACGCCCCCCAGCCATCACATGCTGCAGC
Protein-coding sequences here:
- the LOC109047862 gene encoding myocyte-specific enhancer factor 2B-like isoform X1, which encodes MRCLLKEARRSSGDVNSTNSSIQLIHLILQTLLNDSADWLIIKTRKNPLRTQSIMGRKKIQISRILDQRNRQVTFTKRKFGLMKKAYELSVLCDCEIALIIFNSTNRLFQYASTDMDKVLLKYTEYSEPHESRTNTDILETLRRKGLGLDNSELDQEDSVTMGMEKYHDGMDLSIARQRYYAPSLLPSEVMGASTENGYSNSSNPNLGSHRTPSYKPLCTRPGSTGSVSSNSHPALMGPHAGLSYSMFSHGNLSRALEMKTPPPLNMASDGRRIDAHSGLCGTRSNLANAVRESTKRVLYQSMHAGGHMMAMGKTGLLGHSLGNYGASEYSHPSYAVGYQRNSMNTWQPLSHQDTHQSMISPGMASGGNCSYPSQCSSPSSPPHLSLNLSIKSERTSPEHMVSATPPSHHMLQHSPMEDPKATSCPPSAEYSAMERDEMQKSGYSGQHAPNREPGEGKSHQPLKQPDASNGWIR
- the LOC109047862 gene encoding myocyte-specific enhancer factor 2B-like isoform X2 — protein: MRCLLKEARRSSGDVNSTNSSIQLIHLILQTLLNDSADWLIIKTRKNPLRTQSIMGRKKIQISRILDQRNRQVTFTKRKFGLMKKAYELSVLCDCEIALIIFNSTNRLFQYASTDMDKVLLKYTEYSEPHESRTNTDILETLRRKGLGLDNSELDQEDSVTMGMEKYHDGMDLSIARQRYYAPSLLPSEVMGASTENGYSNSSNPNLGSHRTPSYKPLCTRPGSTGSVSSNSHPALMGPHAGLSYSMFSHGNLSRALEMKTPPPLNMASDGRRIDAHSGLCGTRSNLANARVLYQSMHAGGHMMAMGKTGLLGHSLGNYGASEYSHPSYAVGYQRNSMNTWQPLSHQDTHQSMISPGMASGGNCSYPSQCSSPSSPPHLSLNLSIKSERTSPEHMVSATPPSHHMLQHSPMEDPKATSCPPSAEYSAMERDEMQKSGYSGQHAPNREPGEGKSHQPLKQPDASNGWIR
- the LOC109047862 gene encoding myocyte-specific enhancer factor 2B-like isoform X3, whose protein sequence is MGRKKIQISRILDQRNRQVTFTKRKFGLMKKAYELSVLCDCEIALIIFNSTNRLFQYASTDMDKVLLKYTEYSEPHESRTNTDILETLRRKGLGLDNSELDQEDSVTMGMEKYHDGMDLSIARQRYYAPSLLPSEVMGASTENGYSNSSNPNLGSHRTPSYKPLCTRPGSTGSVSSNSHPALMGPHAGLSYSMFSHGNLSRALEMKTPPPLNMASDGRRIDAHSGLCGTRSNLANAVRESTKRVLYQSMHAGGHMMAMGKTGLLGHSLGNYGASEYSHPSYAVGYQRNSMNTWQPLSHQDTHQSMISPGMASGGNCSYPSQCSSPSSPPHLSLNLSIKSERTSPEHMVSATPPSHHMLQHSPMEDPKATSCPPSAEYSAMERDEMQKSGYSGQHAPNREPGEGKSHQPLKQPDASNGWIR